Proteins encoded in a region of the Acidobacteriota bacterium genome:
- a CDS encoding EAL domain-containing protein, with the protein MELQNNGTGSVSENVIAAEPAVIAAASPSMLNVSVTQSETLGDSIFNSIRDAILVLNRDGTIERVNPATLSQTGYAEHELVGSPVSILSGGRKYFAKIFDRALARDILAERIETHCVRKDGTRFAVSLSAARVFDPQTGSDRIVCVARDIAKRKRLEAESRAISRIIHGVTTTANLEEFLKLVHSSIKRIVYAENFFVALIDPETDMLTMQFWVDKYDPMPAPLKIGRSLSAYVFRRGESMLLTSDDVKQLIEAGEVESVGTDSPIWLGVPLITLSGPIGVLVVQDYENSDTYSERDMELLTSVADQIAIAIERKRNEEALRQSNERFQLVTRATSDAVWDWNLETDAIWWNEGFGKLFGYPPEEVGATVDAWQERLHPDDGERVTEDIHRHIEDGKTNWASEYRFRRRDGSYANVIDRGYVVYNEGRPVRMLGSMMDVTDRKLLEDQLTHQALHDPLTKIANRALFRDRVDHALKRLSRNSISLAVLFLDLDNFKSINDTMGHAAGDRLLVAVAERLQDCLRSTDTAARLGGDEFAILIESVHRTDEAVMIAERILEVFKQPFDIGGKEIYVGTSIGIATASDEETNAEAMLRNADLAMYLAKSDGKGRYVIFEPKMHEALVERVELEADLRRGIEENEFIIHYQPIFDLGSSRVTGMEALVRWQHPRLGLVPPMKFIPLAEETGLIVPLGEWVIVEACKQIQKWRMEFPAMEDLSVTVNISIRQFHQRDLVHTVRRALGESGLRPASLILEITESFMMEDAETTIEKLQQLKELGVRLAIDDFGTGYSSLSYLQRFPVDILKIDKSFIDKLGVGSEGNAVARAIIMMGDSLNLRTIAEGIEHGHQITELKGLGCESGQGFHFARPLPSDAVKKFLEAESEFYN; encoded by the coding sequence ATGGAGCTTCAGAATAACGGCACTGGTTCTGTGTCCGAAAACGTCATCGCGGCCGAGCCAGCGGTCATCGCGGCAGCCTCACCTTCAATGCTGAACGTCAGCGTTACGCAATCCGAAACGCTTGGCGACAGCATCTTCAATTCCATCCGCGACGCGATACTCGTCCTCAACCGCGACGGCACAATCGAGCGCGTCAATCCGGCGACGCTTTCGCAGACCGGATACGCCGAACACGAACTCGTCGGAAGCCCGGTCAGCATTCTCTCCGGCGGGCGGAAGTACTTTGCAAAGATCTTTGACCGGGCGCTCGCCCGCGACATTTTGGCCGAGCGGATAGAGACGCACTGCGTCCGCAAGGACGGCACCCGCTTTGCGGTTTCGCTTTCGGCGGCACGCGTATTCGACCCGCAGACAGGAAGCGACCGCATCGTCTGCGTAGCACGCGACATCGCCAAGCGAAAGCGGCTCGAGGCCGAGTCGCGCGCCATCTCGCGCATCATACACGGAGTTACGACCACCGCAAACCTCGAGGAATTTCTTAAGCTCGTACACTCCTCGATCAAGCGGATCGTTTACGCGGAGAACTTCTTTGTCGCTCTCATCGACCCCGAGACTGACATGCTAACGATGCAGTTCTGGGTCGATAAATACGACCCGATGCCTGCACCGCTCAAGATCGGCCGGAGCCTTTCGGCATACGTTTTCCGCCGCGGCGAATCGATGCTGCTCACGTCCGATGACGTCAAGCAACTGATCGAGGCCGGCGAGGTCGAATCGGTCGGGACGGATTCGCCGATCTGGCTCGGTGTTCCGCTGATCACACTTTCGGGGCCGATCGGTGTGCTTGTTGTTCAGGACTACGAAAACTCCGACACTTATTCCGAACGCGACATGGAACTGCTGACCTCGGTCGCCGATCAGATCGCGATCGCCATCGAGCGCAAGCGGAATGAAGAGGCCCTCAGGCAAAGCAACGAGCGGTTTCAGCTCGTAACGCGGGCGACGAGCGACGCCGTTTGGGACTGGAACCTCGAGACCGACGCCATCTGGTGGAATGAGGGCTTTGGCAAGCTTTTCGGCTACCCTCCCGAGGAGGTTGGCGCGACTGTCGATGCCTGGCAGGAGCGGCTTCACCCCGACGACGGAGAGCGGGTGACCGAAGACATCCACCGCCACATCGAAGACGGCAAAACGAACTGGGCGAGCGAGTACCGCTTCCGCCGCCGCGACGGAAGCTATGCTAACGTCATCGACCGCGGCTACGTTGTCTATAACGAAGGGCGGCCCGTCCGGATGCTCGGCTCGATGATGGACGTAACCGACCGCAAGCTGCTCGAAGATCAGCTGACGCATCAGGCGCTCCACGATCCGCTGACCAAGATCGCGAACCGCGCGCTCTTTCGCGACCGCGTTGACCACGCGCTCAAGCGGCTCTCGCGCAATTCGATCTCGCTGGCGGTGCTCTTTCTTGACCTCGACAATTTCAAGTCGATCAACGACACAATGGGCCATGCGGCGGGCGACCGATTGCTGGTAGCCGTCGCCGAGCGCCTGCAGGATTGCCTTCGCTCGACCGATACGGCCGCCCGGCTCGGCGGCGACGAATTTGCCATCCTGATCGAATCTGTTCACCGAACGGATGAGGCAGTAATGATCGCCGAGCGCATCCTTGAGGTCTTCAAGCAGCCCTTTGACATCGGCGGAAAGGAGATCTACGTCGGCACGAGCATCGGCATCGCGACGGCCTCGGACGAGGAAACGAACGCGGAAGCGATGCTCCGCAACGCCGACCTCGCGATGTACCTCGCCAAGAGCGACGGCAAAGGCCGCTATGTGATATTTGAGCCGAAGATGCACGAGGCCCTGGTCGAGCGGGTCGAGCTCGAAGCCGATCTTCGCCGCGGCATTGAGGAAAACGAATTCATCATCCACTATCAGCCGATCTTCGATCTCGGCTCCTCGCGGGTAACCGGCATGGAAGCTCTCGTCCGCTGGCAACATCCGCGGCTTGGGCTTGTGCCGCCGATGAAGTTCATCCCGCTTGCCGAGGAGACCGGGCTGATCGTCCCGCTCGGCGAATGGGTGATCGTCGAAGCGTGCAAACAGATACAGAAATGGCGAATGGAATTTCCGGCTATGGAAGATCTTTCCGTTACGGTAAATATCTCGATCCGCCAGTTCCATCAGCGCGACCTTGTCCACACGGTTCGCCGAGCTCTCGGCGAGAGCGGCTTGAGGCCCGCATCGCTGATACTCGAAATAACCGAAAGCTTTATGATGGAAGACGCCGAAACGACCATCGAAAAGCTCCAGCAGCTCAAGGAACTCGGCGTTCGCCTGGCGATCGACGACTTCGGCACCGGCTATTCCTCGCTCAGCTATCTGCAGCGTTTCCCGGTCGATATCCTGAAGATAGACAAGTCGTTCATCGATAAGCTCGGCGTAGGCTCCGAGGGCAATGCGGTCGCGAGGGCGATAATCATGATGGGCGATTCGCTCAACCTACGCACCATCGCCGAAGGCATCGAACATGGTCACCAGATCACGGAGCTAAAAGGACTCGGCTGCGAATCCGGCCAAGGCTTCCACTTCGCCCGCCCATTGCCGAGCGACGCCGTCAAAAAATTCCTCGAAGCCGAATCGGAATTCTACAATTGA
- a CDS encoding PD40 domain-containing protein gives MSFESQPKFSPDGKMIAFLTDRSGSENLWVMKADGSDPKEVTKGPRAMYVSPSWSEDGNYIVVSRSDQAIGAFHPFMYHKDGGSGVSVGPPPPPLPAPGQQGPPPQPPQNRMGAVFSPDGKFIYYAQRTGPFNYNASFPIWQIFRFDRDTGEVARMTNAQGSAMRPVLSPDGRYLVYATRFETRTALRVRDLETGQERWLIDNVTRDDQESRATRDTYPGYDFMPDGRSLIVPVNGKVARVDFATGKATDVPFTVNVDIEIGPRVHFQYKVDESPTVEARLIRYPALSPDGKRVAFTAFSKLYVMDLPSGTPRRVTTATDGEFMPAWSPDGRSLAYVTWSRQGGQIMSVSPDGGTPRQLTNKAAFYSYPAYSPDGSKIVFITGAVDDHLFADIREGHEFMSPEEAALHGHHGEREVTGVSGSTGTDLKYIPAAGGAAVHIAPTQGGRFPHFSDDPERVYVTTGMGLASIRLDGQDRQVHMRITGKGTPPQQPSASAMRISPNRSQVFVELQGRHYIVTIPRRGRDTITVNLGGPVASVPFKKMSTLGGDYIDWARDGKTVTWSWGTNFYRQGIDAEKPETTALKITAARPKASGTVVLSGARIITMKGNEVIERGDIVVTNNRIAAVGPKGRVQIPAGARTIDVTGKTIIPGFVDVHAHMWPPRDLHQDQVWQYLANLAYGVTTTRDPQSSTTDVYAYADLVESGEILGPRVYTTGPGVFSSVGIDSKEAADLYIKRYRDAYQTDTLKQYVVGDRNVRQWVAMACYDNKISPTTEGALDMKLNLSQMIDGYSGHEHSLPLQPVYKDVIEFVAQTQTFYTPTILVAYGGPWAENYFFQNTEVLGNKRLARYIPRELLNGMLRRRGQWFRPEEYSFKQIAADANSVVKAGGRAGIGGHGQLQGLGVHWEIWAMQSGGMSTMDTLRVATIFGAEAIGLERDLGSLESGKIADLIVMDKNPLADIRNTDSISHVMKGGELYEAETLNQIWPAQKPLPPQYWWNTEPKE, from the coding sequence ATGTCGTTCGAAAGCCAGCCGAAGTTTTCGCCTGATGGCAAGATGATCGCGTTCCTCACCGACCGTAGCGGCTCGGAAAACCTTTGGGTGATGAAAGCCGATGGCAGCGACCCGAAAGAGGTGACGAAAGGCCCGCGGGCGATGTACGTTTCGCCCTCGTGGAGCGAAGATGGAAATTACATCGTCGTTTCGCGTTCGGATCAGGCGATCGGCGCGTTTCATCCATTTATGTATCACAAGGATGGCGGCTCGGGCGTAAGCGTCGGCCCGCCTCCGCCGCCGCTGCCGGCCCCGGGACAGCAAGGCCCGCCGCCGCAGCCGCCGCAGAACCGGATGGGCGCCGTTTTCTCGCCCGACGGGAAATTCATTTACTACGCACAGCGGACCGGCCCGTTCAATTACAACGCGAGCTTCCCGATCTGGCAGATCTTCCGCTTTGACCGCGATACCGGTGAGGTTGCGCGGATGACCAACGCCCAGGGCTCGGCGATGCGGCCGGTGCTCTCGCCCGACGGCCGTTACCTTGTTTACGCAACTCGGTTCGAAACACGTACCGCGCTTCGCGTCCGCGATCTTGAGACCGGCCAGGAACGCTGGCTGATCGATAACGTCACCCGCGACGATCAGGAATCGCGTGCGACGCGCGACACCTATCCGGGCTATGACTTCATGCCCGATGGCCGCTCGCTGATCGTTCCGGTCAACGGCAAGGTCGCCCGAGTTGATTTCGCTACCGGAAAAGCGACCGATGTCCCTTTCACCGTTAATGTAGATATCGAGATCGGCCCGCGTGTGCATTTTCAGTACAAGGTCGATGAAAGCCCGACCGTCGAGGCTCGACTGATCCGCTATCCGGCTCTCTCGCCGGACGGAAAGCGGGTCGCCTTTACGGCATTCAGCAAGCTTTACGTGATGGACCTGCCTTCGGGCACGCCTCGCCGGGTTACGACCGCGACGGACGGCGAATTTATGCCCGCTTGGTCTCCGGACGGCCGTTCATTGGCTTACGTTACGTGGTCGCGGCAGGGCGGGCAGATAATGTCCGTCTCGCCCGATGGCGGCACACCGCGGCAATTGACCAACAAGGCCGCGTTCTATTCCTACCCGGCATATTCGCCCGATGGCAGCAAGATCGTCTTCATCACCGGAGCGGTCGACGACCACCTCTTTGCCGACATCCGCGAGGGCCACGAATTTATGTCGCCGGAAGAAGCGGCCCTTCACGGCCACCACGGCGAACGCGAGGTGACGGGCGTCAGCGGCTCGACCGGGACAGACCTGAAATATATCCCGGCCGCGGGCGGTGCGGCGGTCCATATCGCACCGACTCAGGGCGGGCGATTCCCGCATTTTTCTGATGACCCCGAGCGTGTCTACGTGACAACCGGAATGGGCCTCGCCTCGATCCGGCTCGATGGGCAGGATCGCCAGGTGCATATGCGGATCACCGGTAAGGGAACTCCGCCGCAGCAGCCCTCGGCAAGCGCGATGCGCATCTCGCCGAACCGCAGCCAAGTTTTTGTCGAGTTGCAGGGCCGCCATTATATCGTCACAATTCCGCGTCGCGGGCGCGACACGATCACGGTAAACCTCGGCGGGCCGGTGGCAAGTGTGCCTTTCAAAAAGATGTCCACGCTCGGCGGCGACTACATCGACTGGGCACGGGATGGAAAGACGGTGACGTGGTCGTGGGGAACAAACTTCTATCGCCAGGGCATCGATGCGGAAAAACCCGAAACTACCGCCCTAAAGATCACCGCCGCTCGGCCGAAGGCTTCTGGAACGGTAGTGCTCTCCGGTGCCCGCATCATAACGATGAAGGGCAATGAGGTGATCGAGCGCGGCGACATCGTCGTCACGAACAACCGCATCGCCGCCGTCGGGCCGAAAGGCCGTGTGCAGATACCCGCCGGTGCTCGGACGATAGACGTAACGGGCAAGACCATTATCCCGGGCTTCGTCGATGTCCACGCCCATATGTGGCCGCCGCGTGACCTCCATCAGGATCAGGTCTGGCAATATCTCGCCAACCTCGCCTATGGCGTTACGACGACCCGCGACCCGCAAAGCTCAACGACGGACGTTTATGCCTACGCGGACCTCGTCGAAAGCGGCGAGATACTCGGGCCGCGTGTTTATACGACCGGGCCGGGTGTTTTCTCAAGCGTCGGGATAGACAGCAAAGAGGCCGCCGATCTTTACATCAAGCGGTACCGCGATGCCTATCAGACCGATACGCTGAAGCAATATGTGGTCGGCGACCGGAACGTCCGGCAGTGGGTTGCGATGGCCTGCTACGACAACAAGATCTCGCCGACCACCGAGGGTGCGCTCGACATGAAGCTCAACCTCTCGCAAATGATAGACGGCTATTCGGGCCACGAGCATTCGCTCCCGCTGCAGCCGGTGTATAAGGATGTGATCGAGTTCGTGGCGCAGACGCAGACGTTCTACACGCCGACGATCCTCGTCGCTTACGGCGGCCCCTGGGCGGAGAATTATTTCTTCCAGAACACGGAAGTGCTCGGCAATAAGCGGCTGGCGCGCTACATCCCGCGGGAGCTTTTGAACGGAATGCTCCGCCGCCGCGGGCAGTGGTTCCGGCCGGAGGAGTACAGCTTCAAGCAGATCGCGGCTGATGCGAATTCGGTCGTGAAGGCCGGCGGGCGTGCCGGCATCGGCGGCCACGGCCAGCTTCAGGGGCTCGGCGTCCATTGGGAGATCTGGGCGATGCAGTCGGGCGGAATGTCCACGATGGACACGCTCCGCGTGGCGACGATCTTTGGCGCGGAGGCCATCGGGCTCGAGCGCGACCTCGGTTCGCTTGAATCGGGCAAGATCGCCGACCTGATCGTGATGGACAAGAACCCGCTGGCCGATATCCGCAACACCGATTCGATCAGCCACGTAATGAAGGGCGGCGAGCTTTACGAGGCCGAAACGCTCAACCAGATCTGGCCGGCACAGAAGCCGCTTCCGCCGCAGTACTGGTGGAACACCGAGCCGAAGGAATAG
- a CDS encoding VWA domain-containing protein, with the protein MIRVDSTLIPIPVSVVDSEGRAIRNLQLSDFEVKINGERVELAELTRAETPVRVALLFDNSGSVLKAREFEVQASVRFFERVIRPDRDLAALFSISTIGRLEQPFTADPRVLIDAIRRLPPPEGATALLDTIEMAARYLGDISGRRVIVLVSDGDDTKTDTTFEQALRLAQSLDCQIFVVHTTEFENYIRTGSRRGNANVRALAAERRMQSFAAQTGGAVYTPIDERELDDAFRRISIELAEQYVLSYYPEELRATPGEYRSIEVTVKARPDVTVRARKGYYVPKQR; encoded by the coding sequence GTGATCCGCGTCGATTCAACGCTGATCCCGATCCCGGTCTCGGTCGTCGATAGCGAAGGCCGTGCGATACGCAACCTCCAGCTCAGCGACTTTGAGGTAAAGATCAACGGCGAACGCGTCGAGCTTGCCGAGCTGACCCGGGCCGAAACGCCAGTGCGCGTCGCATTGCTTTTTGATAATTCGGGCAGCGTGCTGAAGGCCCGCGAATTCGAGGTCCAGGCTTCGGTCCGCTTTTTCGAACGCGTCATCCGCCCCGACCGCGACCTTGCCGCACTCTTTTCCATCTCGACCATCGGCCGGCTCGAGCAGCCCTTTACTGCGGACCCGCGAGTTCTGATCGACGCCATTCGCCGCCTGCCGCCGCCCGAGGGTGCGACCGCGCTTCTCGATACTATCGAGATGGCCGCCCGCTATCTCGGCGATATAAGCGGCCGCCGCGTTATCGTCCTCGTCTCCGATGGCGACGATACGAAAACCGACACCACATTTGAACAGGCCTTAAGGCTTGCCCAATCGCTCGATTGCCAGATATTCGTCGTCCACACCACCGAATTTGAGAACTACATTCGCACCGGTTCGCGTCGCGGCAATGCCAACGTCCGTGCCCTTGCCGCCGAACGCCGTATGCAATCCTTTGCCGCACAAACGGGCGGGGCCGTTTATACGCCGATCGACGAACGCGAGCTCGACGACGCTTTCCGCCGCATCTCGATCGAACTTGCCGAGCAATACGTGCTCAGCTATTACCCCGAAGAGCTTCGTGCCACGCCCGGCGAATATCGGTCGATCGAGGTCACCGTAAAGGCCCGCCCCGATGTGACCGTCCGCGCCCGGAAGGGGTATTATGTCCCCAAGCAAAGGTAA
- a CDS encoding P22 coat protein - protein 5 domain protein: MALNFIPTVWAARLLTALEKTLVYGQANVANRDYEGEIREAGSAVKIASIGNVSIGDYEKNTDIDPPETLTDSEQTLSIDQAKYFNFYVDSIDRAQQNANVLEEAMRRSAWSLRDAADSFLAGVMEAAVPVGNTLGTLVTPEVPTPETAYEYLVDLGVLLDEANAPIESRFVIVPAWFHGMLLKDDRFVAAGTLRSDRSLGNGQVGEAAGFTILKSNNVPNTAGAQYKIIAGHSVATSYVEQILDLQAYKPESRFGDAVKGLHVYGAKTVRPTALAMLIANKE; the protein is encoded by the coding sequence ATGGCTTTGAATTTTATCCCAACGGTATGGGCGGCGCGGCTGCTCACGGCACTGGAAAAGACGCTTGTTTACGGACAGGCGAATGTCGCAAATCGCGACTATGAAGGCGAGATCCGCGAGGCGGGCTCGGCGGTAAAGATCGCATCGATCGGCAATGTCTCGATCGGCGATTACGAAAAGAACACGGACATCGATCCGCCCGAAACGCTGACCGATTCCGAGCAGACGCTCTCGATCGATCAGGCGAAGTATTTCAACTTTTACGTCGATTCGATCGACCGGGCACAGCAGAATGCCAACGTGCTCGAGGAGGCGATGCGGCGTTCGGCTTGGTCGCTCCGCGATGCGGCCGACTCGTTCCTGGCGGGTGTGATGGAGGCAGCCGTACCGGTCGGCAACACGCTCGGCACCCTCGTTACGCCCGAGGTTCCGACGCCCGAGACGGCGTATGAATACCTCGTTGATCTCGGCGTTCTCCTCGATGAGGCAAACGCCCCGATCGAGAGCCGTTTCGTCATCGTCCCGGCATGGTTTCACGGAATGCTGCTCAAGGACGACCGCTTCGTCGCGGCCGGCACGCTCCGCTCGGACCGCAGCCTCGGAAACGGGCAGGTCGGCGAGGCGGCGGGCTTCACCATTCTAAAGTCAAACAACGTCCCGAACACGGCCGGTGCTCAGTACAAGATCATCGCCGGCCATTCGGTCGCGACGAGCTACGTTGAGCAGATCCTCGACCTTCAGGCTTACAAGCCGGAGTCGCGGTTCGGTGATGCGGTCAAGGGCCTCCATGTTTACGGTGCAAAGACCGTAAGGCCAACGGCCCTCGCAATGCTGATCGCGAACAAGGAGTAA
- a CDS encoding helix-turn-helix domain-containing protein, translating into MNTEFVERLRKLFGHASMAEIARRIDVPHATIRNYFQGRLPAPEVLIKLARETGVSLNWLLTGEGKMFAEGERPLELGALMEERITQIVDERLSQRMAPEVQQLGEIDLKPDFDVIAAVRQTGEPQAVMRAWYEHEGREYPEDFGVVFFQGWESFTPEERVDAVRDAKKVLDRALRAQGDKSD; encoded by the coding sequence ATGAATACGGAATTTGTAGAGCGGCTTCGCAAGCTTTTTGGGCATGCATCGATGGCGGAAATCGCGAGAAGAATTGACGTTCCGCACGCAACCATCCGCAATTATTTTCAGGGCCGGCTGCCGGCTCCGGAGGTGCTGATCAAGCTTGCTCGTGAAACGGGCGTTTCGCTTAATTGGCTGCTGACGGGTGAGGGCAAGATGTTTGCCGAGGGCGAGCGGCCGCTTGAGCTCGGGGCGTTGATGGAGGAACGCATCACGCAGATCGTCGATGAGCGGCTTTCGCAGCGAATGGCTCCGGAGGTTCAGCAGCTCGGCGAGATCGACCTAAAGCCCGATTTTGATGTGATCGCCGCCGTCCGCCAGACGGGCGAGCCGCAGGCTGTGATGCGTGCCTGGTATGAGCACGAGGGCCGCGAGTATCCGGAGGATTTCGGCGTCGTCTTTTTCCAGGGTTGGGAAAGTTTTACGCCCGAGGAAAGGGTCGATGCGGTTCGCGATGCCAAAAAGGTGCTTGACCGAGCGCTCCGCGCACAAGGCGACAAGAGCGATTAA
- a CDS encoding chitosanase codes for MQHVGFSSGDIATAAAIVRVFETGTPLGNYSEVAVLNDGAGISYGISQFTHRSGSLAEVVSRYLASGAAAGRDVLVSRLPMLRDRAAAAVASLAADRDLRRALAAAGHTREMREVQEAVAFERYMLPAVRACEGSGFRLPLSLAVVYDSMTHGSYNKIRDRVRVSPAGTGDFEKRWITAYVRERDAWLGSIPRLRSTRYRTRFFRNQIATGRWGLELPINVHGALITNEILGISPERSGKNRAAAGPKQPPQTKQNEAPQTPTTQPAETPQARPPVSANEVLGRVERGFDRAAENYDRVERIGLGTANRTDRAKSLWATVAGTIWQTAWAAVGAVAGVPREVWFVVAVIAAVLTLAYLYRQIALGRLREQKETI; via the coding sequence ATGCAACACGTCGGTTTCAGCTCGGGTGATATCGCAACGGCCGCGGCGATCGTCCGCGTGTTTGAGACGGGTACGCCGCTTGGGAACTACAGCGAGGTTGCCGTGCTCAATGACGGAGCTGGAATTTCATACGGCATTTCGCAGTTCACGCACCGCTCGGGCTCGCTTGCCGAGGTCGTCTCTCGATACCTCGCGAGCGGTGCCGCGGCCGGGCGAGATGTTTTGGTCTCGCGGCTGCCTATGCTACGGGATCGCGCGGCAGCGGCGGTCGCCTCGCTCGCGGCGGACCGCGATCTTCGGCGGGCACTCGCCGCCGCGGGGCACACCCGCGAGATGCGCGAGGTGCAAGAGGCGGTCGCATTTGAGCGATATATGCTTCCGGCGGTTCGGGCCTGCGAGGGCTCGGGCTTTCGGCTGCCGCTCTCGCTGGCGGTCGTTTACGACTCGATGACGCACGGCTCATATAACAAGATCCGCGACCGCGTGCGGGTCTCGCCTGCAGGCACGGGCGACTTTGAAAAACGCTGGATCACGGCCTACGTCCGCGAACGCGATGCCTGGCTCGGGTCGATCCCGCGGCTGCGTTCGACGCGATACCGGACGCGCTTTTTCCGGAACCAGATCGCGACCGGGCGTTGGGGCCTCGAGCTTCCGATCAATGTCCACGGAGCGCTCATCACAAACGAAATTCTTGGCATCTCGCCGGAGCGATCCGGCAAGAACCGGGCGGCGGCCGGGCCGAAACAACCGCCTCAAACAAAACAAAACGAAGCACCCCAAACACCCACCACACAACCCGCCGAAACTCCTCAGGCCCGGCCGCCTGTTTCGGCAAATGAAGTGCTCGGCCGTGTCGAGCGGGGCTTTGACAGAGCGGCGGAAAACTATGACCGCGTTGAGCGGATCGGGCTCGGAACGGCGAACCGCACCGACCGGGCGAAGTCGCTCTGGGCAACGGTTGCCGGAACGATCTGGCAGACGGCGTGGGCGGCGGTCGGAGCCGTTGCCGGCGTGCCGCGTGAGGTCTGGTTTGTGGTCGCGGTGATCGCCGCGGTCTTAACGCTTGCTTATCTTTACCGCCAGATCGCGCTCGGGCGGTTGCGGGAACAAAAGGAGACGATATGA
- a CDS encoding ImmA/IrrE family metallo-endopeptidase, which produces MRFFREKIESLVRGWNRRPLTEADFHRLCRRHRITVDEMPLRVSGFYYCVMGRHFIAIDSKLPPSRKLFVMFHEFAHYLMHAPNTNETASYHGVGKPTRKEEEADLFALVAILPLAVLRRSSAASLVEDGFERDMVEKRFAIFEKHGI; this is translated from the coding sequence ATGCGCTTCTTCCGCGAAAAGATCGAATCTCTAGTCAGAGGCTGGAACCGGCGGCCGCTGACCGAGGCCGATTTTCATCGGCTCTGCCGCCGCCATCGGATCACGGTCGATGAGATGCCGCTTCGCGTCAGCGGCTTCTATTATTGTGTGATGGGCCGACATTTTATCGCGATCGACAGCAAACTCCCGCCGTCGCGAAAGCTTTTCGTGATGTTCCACGAATTTGCCCACTACCTGATGCACGCGCCAAACACCAACGAGACGGCCAGCTATCACGGAGTCGGCAAACCCACCCGCAAGGAAGAAGAGGCGGACCTCTTTGCGCTCGTAGCCATTTTGCCGCTTGCCGTGCTGCGGCGGAGTTCGGCGGCGAGCCTGGTAGAGGACGGCTTTGAACGCGATATGGTCGAAAAGCGTTTCGCGATATTTGAGAAGCACGGGATCTAG
- a CDS encoding FAD-dependent oxidoreductase: MIGGGLAGVEAAWQAAERGAKVRLYEMRPVQQTPAHRTDKLAEIVCSNSLKTDEPGSAPYLLKEELRRGGSLVMEAAAVTRVPAGAALSVDRIKFAEYITERIEAHPNIEVIRKEVKSISGSATLLSA; the protein is encoded by the coding sequence GTGATCGGCGGTGGGCTTGCGGGCGTTGAGGCGGCTTGGCAGGCGGCGGAGCGTGGGGCGAAGGTGCGGCTTTATGAGATGCGGCCGGTTCAGCAAACACCGGCGCACAGGACGGACAAGCTGGCGGAGATCGTCTGCTCAAATTCGCTGAAGACGGACGAGCCGGGCTCGGCGCCTTACCTTTTGAAAGAAGAGCTTCGCCGCGGCGGTTCGCTTGTTATGGAAGCGGCGGCGGTGACCCGCGTCCCGGCCGGTGCGGCCCTGTCGGTCGATCGCATCAAGTTTGCCGAGTACATCACCGAACGCATCGAGGCCCATCCAAACATCGAAGTCATCCGCAAAGAGGTGAAGTCGATCTCGGGGAGCGCGACACTCCTGTCCGCATGA